A window of Desulfuromonas soudanensis genomic DNA:
GAACCTCGGGCGTCGCGCCAAGGCCGGCGAGGCGATGGTTGTTCTCTCCCTCGACACCCCGGCCGCTCCGGAGACGATCGAAAAGCTTGCGGCCTCCGTCGAGGCTCGTTTCATCAGGGCCGTTCATATGCATTGACGAGACCGGCTCCCGCGAAAAAAAACGACCCTGACCGGTCGTTTTTTTTTATCTGCCGCCGGAGAAGGGAGTGTCACCGGGGGGGTGGAACCGGCGGCGTCCGGCTGTCTCTGGGTCTGGGGAATTTAAGGGAAAGAAAAAAATACAGAACATAATTTTACTTGGGCTAATTTTCCCTCGCCCTGACGGGCCGGACGGAGCGCGACTGTGCCGCCGGCCATTTCCACCCCCTTTGACGGGGAGGTCGGGCCCATGGCCTCTGCGGGTACCAAGGGGGATCACCGAGGTAACAATCGATAGATATCAGGGGCTTCGATCTCGACATCCGGGGGGGCAAGGGTCCAGGGTTGCCGGGGAGGACCGGAGGTTAGGCCCGGCCAATCCCGGCGTCGCCGGGGACGCCCCAAAGAAGGTGTTTTTTACCCTAAATAAAAAATTCCTTGACAAAAGGGCGAGATTTTTGTTTTGTAGCAGGGCCTCGAAGAAACAATGTTTTATGTAAATACGGTTTGATTTCCTTGATTATCAGCCAGTTAAGGTCGATAACCAGCCGGGGTGCGTCGTCGTGAGCCGCTTTCCGCAAAGTAAATTCTATCATCAGAGGGATGACCCACATGGCCAAAAAAGCGATTAAGCCTTCCTTGAAAAACCCGTTTGATGCGGCCGAGACGGTCGACTTCACCATTCCCGGTGAGATCGCCGGAACGACCGGCGGCTATGAAGTGGCGATGAAGGAAGGGTACGACCTGATTCAACGCCCCATCAAGTCGGTCAGCGTCGCCCAGATCGAGAAGCAGCATTTCAAGAAGAGGATGACCGTCTGGGAAAGGATCCGGGTTCTCACCGCCGAGGAGCCGAATATCCTCTTCCAGAACTGGGGAAAGAACCTCGACGGCGCCTCTCTGGTCACCGGCATTCTCAACATCCACGGTCGCGACGTCGCCCTCTACGGCCACGACTTCACCGTGCGCGCCGGTTCCATGGACGCCACCAACGGCCGCAAGCTGGCCAATCTCTTCAAGATGGCCGGCGAGAAGGGGATCCCCGTCATCGGCATGAACGACAGTGCCGGCGCCTACGTCCCCGCCGGCGTCGGCGGGCTCGACGGCTATGCCGAGGCCTTCACCGCCCTGCGCAAGATCAGCGGCGTCGTCCCCTCCATCATGTGCATGTTCGGTTTCAACGCCGGCGGCGGCAGCTATCTCCCCCGCCAGGGGAGCTTCGTCATTCAGCCGAGCGACACCTTCTTCGGCCTCACCGGACCCGGGGTCGTCAAGTCGGTTCTCGGCGAGGACGTCACTCCCGAAGAGCTCGGCGGACCCAAGGTCCACGGGGGCTCCGGCGTCGCCGACCTGACCGTCAGCGACGAGGTCGCCGCCCTGCGCACCGCCGTGCGCCTCCTGAGCTATCTCCCCGACAACAACAGCGTGATGTCCCCCTTTCAGGAGACCAGCGACCCTCTCGACCGCAAGACTTGGGAGATCAACACCCTGCTTAAAAAGGCCTTCAACTCGCCGACGGGCTTCAACACCCCCTTCGACGTGTCGCTGATCATTCAGCAGATCTGCGATCACGGCGATTATTTCGAGATGCAGCCCGGGCGGGCGCGCAACGTGGTTACGGCTTTCGGCCGCCTCGGCGGCAACGTCGTCGGCTTCGTCGCCAACAACAGCTCCGTCGACTCCGGACAGATCGACGTCGACGCCGCCCTCAAGATCGCCCGTTTCAACCGCTTCTGCAACATCTACAACATTCCGATGATCTTCATGGAGGACACCACCGGCTTCCTCCCCGGCCGCGAGCAGGAAGGGCGCGGCATCGTCCAGGCCGGCCGGGCCATGCTCGACTCCATCGTCGACATCCGCACCCCCCGCATCCTCCTCATCCTGCGCAACGCCTACGGCGGAGCCTACGCCTCCTACAACAACTACCCCACCGGCGCCGATCTGGTTCTGGCTCTGCCGACGACCCGTCTGGCCGTCATGGGTCCGGCGGGGAAGGAGTTCGTCTACAAGGACGAGATGCGCAAGGTGCGCAGCGCCGTCCAGGCCCGCATCAAACAGGGGGTCCACGAGCGGATCGCCGCCGGTGCCGACGGCGAGTCGGCGCAGAAGGATGCCGAAAGGGAGGGCGCGGACTGGCTCCGGACCCAGGAGGCCGAACTCAACCTGCGGTATGAAAAGGAGCTGATGAACCCCAGGGAGGCCTTGAGCCTCGGCTCCATCTCCAGCCTCGTCATGCCGACCGATCTGCGCAAGGTTCTCGGCGAGAACATGAACTTCTTCCTCAGGCATTACAAGGCCGGCCCGATGCAGTCAGTGCAGCGGGAGTTTTATTGATTCTCCTGATCCTTGCCGGGAATAACGACCAAAGAATCCGATTGGAGAGATGAACCGATGGCACAGCAAATCGATTACTACATAAACAACCCCCTGATTCATAAGGACCGCAAACTGGGTCAGGCCTCCTCCGAGTGGGTGCGCTCCTTCTCCTGTGAGGACCTCAAACCCCTCATCGTCTGCCGCGGGCCGATCCGCAAGGAGGCGATGGACGTCTATGAGGAGATGGGGATCGCCCATTACGGGATCCTCCTCTCGGAAAAGGATTCCATCGTCTATCCCAACGCCCTGGCTCCCGAACTCCGCAAGCTCACCGACTCCACCCGCGTTCACCGGGTCCCCGATTATTCCGGGGCGAGCAAGGAGGAGCGGGTCGAGCGCATCAATCAGATCATCCAGATCGCCCGGGACAATGATTACGACGCGGTTTTCGCCGGCTACGGTTTCATGGCCGAGGATGACGAGTTCGTTGCCGCCATCGAAAATGCCGGCCTCAAGTTCATCGGCCCCTGCGCCGCCACCCAGACGGGAGCGGGGAAGAAGGACGAAGCCAAGCGCACCGCCCTCTCCGTCAACGTCTCTGTCACCCCCGGCATCGACAACGTCACCGCCCGGACCCTGGTGAAGAAGCACAAAAGTCGGGAGGCGCTCCTGGCCCTCGTCAAGGCCGACGATCTCAAGGTCGACGCCAAGGTCCTCAAGGATACCACCCTCACCCTCGAGGCCCTGGCCGACCAGATCCTCTTTGCCGCCTATGCCAAGGGGATCGACCTCTTCTCCGTCGAGGAACTCTGCGCCCAGGTGCAGATCGAAACGATGGAGATGTTCAGGAATTATCCCCAGAGCCGGATTCGCCTCAAGGCCATCGGCGGCGGCGGCGGCAAGGGGCAGCGCATCCTCGGCGTCTCCCTGCTCACCGTCAAGAATCCCAGCGACGCCCAGATCGCCGCGGCGGCCGCCGAAGCTCCGGGGCTGGTGCGGGAAATTCTCAACGAGGTCAAGGCCAACGGCGTCGGCGACAACAAGAACGTCCTCATCGAGCTCAATATCGAGCAGACCCGCCACAACGAGATTCAGCTCCTCGGCAACGGTCAGTGGTGTATCGCCCTCGGCGGACGGGACTGCTCGCTGCAGATGCACGAACAGAAACTTCTCGAAGTCTCCGTCACCCAGGAGGGGCTCTCCGCAGCCATCGCCCGCGCCAAGGCCGCCGGGAGGAAGGGGGAGATTGCGGCTCTCGAATCGGATCTCAAGGTCCTCAAGCGGATGGAGGAGGAGTCGGAGCGTTTCGGTCTGGCCGTCGGCCTCGATTCGGCGTCGACTTTCGAGTGCATCGTCGACCGCGACCGCCATTTCTTCATGGAGGTCAACACCCGCATCCAGGTGGAACACCGGGTGACCGAACTCTGCTACAGCCTCAAATTCACCAATCCCAAGGATAAAAAGGATTTCTTCATCGTCGAGTCCCTGGTCGAGGCCATGGCGCTTTTGGCGCGGCACAAGGAGCGCCTCCCCAAGCCGGAGCGGATCGTCCGTTTCAACGCCAGCGCCGAGGCGCGCCTCAATGCCACCGACGCCTCCCTCTCCCCCCACGCCGGGGGGATGATCCGCTACTGGTCCAAACCCCTCGAAGGGGAGATCCGCGACGACCAGGGGATCTGCATGGTCAATCCGGATACCGGGCTCTTCATGCGCTACAAGGTCGCCGGGGCCTACGATTCCAACATCGCCCTACTCCTGACCAAGGGTGAGGACCGCCTCGACAGCTATGAGTCCCTCGCCAAAGTCCTCTGCCACACCAAGATCCGCGGCACCGATCTGGCCACCAACCTTGAATTCCACTACGGACTGGTCAACTGGTTCATCGGCACCAATGTCAACGCCAAGCCGACCACCCGTTTCGTCGTCCCCTACCTGACCCTGGTGGGGATTCTCAAGGAAGAGGCGAGCAAGCTCGACCCCATCTACGCATTTCTGCAGATGAAGAAACACTACGCCAAGGAGATCTCCGAGCGTTTTGCCGATCAGCCCGAGGTTGTTAACGCCGAACTCAAGAACATCTCCGAGATTCTCGACCGCAAAGGAACGCTGCTCACCCGGCCGATGGAGCGCCTCCTCGAGGATCCCCACGTCCTCTCTGGCTGGCTGAGCCTCAACAAGAAAAACTTCCGCATCGAGGCCGGCAAGGTCGTCTGGCTGCGAAATCCCCTGGTGATTCTCGATGAAACCTACGGCTATCTGAACATGAGCTTCCGCCCCGAAGAGCCGGCGGCCGAAGTGATCTGGAGCCACGACGCCGCCCTGCTGGAGAAGGGGCTGCGCTTCTACGACACCCTGCGGGAGAAGTTCGCTCTCGGCAAGGAGGATTACTTCAAGCTCAACGAGCTGCTGCAGAAGGACAAACCCCAGGGGGGGATCGACCCCAAAACCTGGGAAGCGGTCCGCTCCGCCCATTTCGGTTATGAGGCAGGGCTCGAGCTCCTCGGCCTGATCTTCCTGGTCGCCGAGAACACCCGGTTCTGGGACCTGCGGGTGGAAGAGGACATGGAAATTACCATCCCCGAATACCTGACCGACCCCGAACTGCAGGCGCGGATGAAGAAAATCCTCGTTCCCCCTCCGGCCACCAAGGCCGACGAGATCGTTTCGGTCTGCGGCGGGATGTACTACGGGCAGGAAGCTCCGGGGATGCCCAAGTTCGTCGAGCCGGGGATGCATTTCGACAAGGGTCAGCCGCTGTACATCATCGAGGTCATGAAGATGTTCAACAAGGTCTACGCTCCCTTTTCCGGAACCATCGACAAAATCCTCATCGAAGGGGGGGACGGCGTCATCGTGTCCAAGGGGCAGCCGCTCTTCAAGATCACCCCGGATGAGATGTTCGTCGAGGTGGACTCCAGGGCCGTTGAGAAGGAAAGGCGGGCAAAGACCGCCGAGTATCTCAAGGCCGTCCTCTGAAAAGGGTTTTTTTGTAAGATAGTTCCGGGGGCGGAAAAAGCGCCCCCGGATAGAAAAAAAGGCCGCAGAGCTCGGAATGTCCCGAGCGCTGCGGCCTTTTTTTGTCGCATCAACCTCTTTGCCGGAGCCTAGACTCCGACCCAGTTGTAATCGTCTCCTTCGACACATTCGGAAAGAGCCTCGAGAAACGAATTCTTCTGGGTATCCTTGACGAGTTCGACGACACCGTGATTGACCGACCAGATCGAGCCGCAGATTCTGCATTCGACGATATCTTCGGCGAACTGTTCGGACTGCAGGGCGATTTCGACCTGTTTGCGGTTTTTACAAACGGGACACCTCATGGCAACTCTCCTTTCGAGCAGATCTGGTAAAAATTATTTTCAAGATGAAGTGATTATAGAGCACCCGCCCGTTTATGCAAGGCAAAAATTCGACAAAATCCTTTCAAAACAGCATGTTAGCCTCTTTTTTGTTTTGAGGTGCAAACCGGGATTTTGAAGTCGCACCGACACCGAAGAATCGGAGGGTTAAATCAGACCCGTG
This region includes:
- a CDS encoding acyl-CoA carboxylase subunit beta, which encodes MAKKAIKPSLKNPFDAAETVDFTIPGEIAGTTGGYEVAMKEGYDLIQRPIKSVSVAQIEKQHFKKRMTVWERIRVLTAEEPNILFQNWGKNLDGASLVTGILNIHGRDVALYGHDFTVRAGSMDATNGRKLANLFKMAGEKGIPVIGMNDSAGAYVPAGVGGLDGYAEAFTALRKISGVVPSIMCMFGFNAGGGSYLPRQGSFVIQPSDTFFGLTGPGVVKSVLGEDVTPEELGGPKVHGGSGVADLTVSDEVAALRTAVRLLSYLPDNNSVMSPFQETSDPLDRKTWEINTLLKKAFNSPTGFNTPFDVSLIIQQICDHGDYFEMQPGRARNVVTAFGRLGGNVVGFVANNSSVDSGQIDVDAALKIARFNRFCNIYNIPMIFMEDTTGFLPGREQEGRGIVQAGRAMLDSIVDIRTPRILLILRNAYGGAYASYNNYPTGADLVLALPTTRLAVMGPAGKEFVYKDEMRKVRSAVQARIKQGVHERIAAGADGESAQKDAEREGADWLRTQEAELNLRYEKELMNPREALSLGSISSLVMPTDLRKVLGENMNFFLRHYKAGPMQSVQREFY
- a CDS encoding biotin/lipoyl-containing protein, giving the protein MAQQIDYYINNPLIHKDRKLGQASSEWVRSFSCEDLKPLIVCRGPIRKEAMDVYEEMGIAHYGILLSEKDSIVYPNALAPELRKLTDSTRVHRVPDYSGASKEERVERINQIIQIARDNDYDAVFAGYGFMAEDDEFVAAIENAGLKFIGPCAATQTGAGKKDEAKRTALSVNVSVTPGIDNVTARTLVKKHKSREALLALVKADDLKVDAKVLKDTTLTLEALADQILFAAYAKGIDLFSVEELCAQVQIETMEMFRNYPQSRIRLKAIGGGGGKGQRILGVSLLTVKNPSDAQIAAAAAEAPGLVREILNEVKANGVGDNKNVLIELNIEQTRHNEIQLLGNGQWCIALGGRDCSLQMHEQKLLEVSVTQEGLSAAIARAKAAGRKGEIAALESDLKVLKRMEEESERFGLAVGLDSASTFECIVDRDRHFFMEVNTRIQVEHRVTELCYSLKFTNPKDKKDFFIVESLVEAMALLARHKERLPKPERIVRFNASAEARLNATDASLSPHAGGMIRYWSKPLEGEIRDDQGICMVNPDTGLFMRYKVAGAYDSNIALLLTKGEDRLDSYESLAKVLCHTKIRGTDLATNLEFHYGLVNWFIGTNVNAKPTTRFVVPYLTLVGILKEEASKLDPIYAFLQMKKHYAKEISERFADQPEVVNAELKNISEILDRKGTLLTRPMERLLEDPHVLSGWLSLNKKNFRIEAGKVVWLRNPLVILDETYGYLNMSFRPEEPAAEVIWSHDAALLEKGLRFYDTLREKFALGKEDYFKLNELLQKDKPQGGIDPKTWEAVRSAHFGYEAGLELLGLIFLVAENTRFWDLRVEEDMEITIPEYLTDPELQARMKKILVPPPATKADEIVSVCGGMYYGQEAPGMPKFVEPGMHFDKGQPLYIIEVMKMFNKVYAPFSGTIDKILIEGGDGVIVSKGQPLFKITPDEMFVEVDSRAVEKERRAKTAEYLKAVL